From the Porites lutea chromosome 5, jaPorLute2.1, whole genome shotgun sequence genome, the window taaatgtgcatgtgtatatgaaacttgaaaacaatgccagtgaataatgaggacgctcacttgtaaacacaaaatctggggggaaaattgtatatttgaggccctatttaaaagccttccctgttttcaatgttcttgaaacttgcagggaatatttcttgacgattgatctcgggattgtcgaatttatactAAAATTTATCAAgcagtttttggaaaaatgcgaaatttttaggcatggaccaaattacgtccaaaatctgtatcaaaagcagctaaatgcaagttaataaaattcttcttactcgcgatcgcccagagcaattcccctctttttttttagcgaattgtgtagctagcatgctatttcactgtttttattattcttaaaactacatttcaatatattttgaaaacgctctcatagaatttgttcaaactttgccataatggaggcagttatagcaggtacatactcccttaagcgatttcttcaaaaaaactcctggaacagagaaacacaaagataaatgaaaaacttaCTGGCGTCATTATGTTGCCATGgtgactccgattgcaataatacccagatcataagacattttcatctttatataatacagttatggtaaccttttttccatatcttaactcatgccgacgtagttaatattcaaagttgggaggtatcaaccccaaaaaatccagtcgagccaccttaattcaACATTTAACTTACAGGTCTGAGTTAGAGTAAATGCCCCGTACTTTCTTAGACGATACACATccactttttacatacagttaTCTCAACGTTTTATGACTCTGAGTTAGAGTAAAGATGCCATAAccaaaaaacacattttataACAGGTTTTTCGCCTTCTTTGCATCCTTGGGACCCCTCGGGCTAATTACAGTGCAGCATTCTCCGAAAAAGTGCAGCAACGTCACTATGCTGCAATCTGATAAGAACACTGCAGTCTAGAATTAAGCAACAGTTTCAGCATCTCAGAAGCACACCaggcccgggttgttcaaacgttggatagcgctatccatcggataaatcactatccagcggataagtattaggaaaaccgattgcactatccactggttaGATATTTTTCAACTGGATAGCGCTAgtcaacgtttgaacaaccggggccagtaGCCAAGAAACACAGAGTAGCTCCTCTCTTATACAGGGCTGTCACTTTGGGCAGGGGCCAGGAtttccccccaccccaccaGCTTCTAAGAGTCAATCAAAGGTTACTTACATAGGAAACACAAGGAAAACAGAACCAGAATCAAAATTTTACATACAGGAAGAATTGCCctaccacaggcataccaagcACACCATGCACAGGAATGGAAGTTGTAATCAACTTCAAATTCAGTGATCTTCAAGTAAGTGGTGTATCCTTTCATCCATGCAGACAGTAAAACAAGAGGGGGCCTACCCAGGGAAATATTATTTTCTCCGTCTACAGTTTTCCGTTTGGCCTAAAAATAACGTTGGTGCACGACCCGGATCTTCCACCAGCGGTAGAAGTACAGTTAAACAAAactgttgattttgttttagTCTCCTATTCGTAAGAACTCTATAACTATTTTGGACCTTTAGGTTTAAGTACCATTTTGCAGTGAATAGTACTCAGGGAAAgaaaacgacgacgacgaaatGGCGAAATTACGCGACCCGTCAGACAGGATGAACTTCAATTACATAGGGTTGCCGAAAATAAGATCGTGATCGTGAGTCTGATTGAATTATAGTAACAAGGAATGTACTTCAAATTTAATTTACTCTACCTGCACTTCTTATTTCCACGCATCGCTTTAAATTCGTTGTCTTCGTAGCAAAAAGCTCGGCGATGTCCTCCAAAGTCGACGCCATTTTGAGTTTTAGCGCCAAATTTTCAATAATTACCGCTGGTGATAGAATGATTGCAGGCTCGAGTAAACTCTGGCCCGTGAGAGACTGGATTTGATTGATTTCTCTCATTTCTCCCCGGTTTATATTCTTTTCAACAACCAGCAGACCAGTTTTTTAATTGTGAATTTATCGCACGCAGAAATACCATATGGAATAAATAACATGTTTTTAGGGACCGTTCGGGAAGGGTGGTTGTCATGAAAACTTCGCCGAGGAAATCAGTTGTCAGCGGCTCACGTGCCCTTTTATACACAGAACCGGGCTACTCCAATTTATTTCGATCATTTTGTTAGGAAAGTCAGTAGTATGAAGTTAATAAATGCCTGTCAGTTACTTACTATGAACTTAACACGTTATGGTTTCACCCGTCAACCTCTGTCTGAAAAAATCTAGTTTTACAGTTCAACCGGCCTtcagaattaaaacaaaattcacaACGAGATTTTTGACAAATCAGTCAGTAACCGTATGTGTGAGGAATTCAGTAgtgtcatttatttattttattattattattttttatttttatttttattctggtttatattattttttaaatagaatGCCCCCGATGAAATTTTACCGCTTAAAATGACCTTCCGCGATTTAATACTATCCGAATATAACATCTTATCCTCTTTAGGAGAATAATTTCTAAAAGTTCTAGTTTTCAGAGGGGCTTAAGAAAAGATGTAAAGATTTGCGTAAGTCTGCTTTTAGGAGGTCAACTAGTCGAGGAAGTACATAGGCCTAGTAAATCAAAAGTAGCCCAAGCTTGATCGAAATATGaacatcggcgagcatcggcattgttgcgtaacattcgaaatttgatttgtatgggaaaaaaaaccggaaatcctttcattttcgtaggttacagaaacaataggttttttccccatacaaatccttatatttcggaATGTTACGCAAtaatgccgatgctcatatttcgatcTTGGGCGAAATTCGCACTGGAAACATTCAGTTGTTAACTCAGTCTGATCAGGGTTAGTGGGGCTAATTCGTTCCGTAGATTGTGAGAACTCAGGCCAAAGCCTGACGCCAATACTCGGGTCAAGTTGCCGGAAACCTGAAAAAAATGGTTAAGAGCCTAAGGAGCACGTCGTACGCTCCTGAAAAACTTGGATGCATTACATAAATAACGCCTTTGCCGGATATTCTGCGCAGCCGGTAAGATCACTATCGACAACAAAGGCAATAGTGACACGATACATTCAGCCACCAGCTACGCGGATACCAGATGGAAATCAAGCTCATGCGGTTGGGTCTTAACACACACGGTCATAACAAACAAAGTGCTTGAAGACTACAAACACTTATTTAATAAGATTGGTCTGATAACTAGAGCTTCTTGCTTGGAAAGGAAACAAAGTGCTTAAAAACATAAGCTCTCGACTGTGAAGGACTGATAAGTCAAAATAAGGTGATAAGTATTCCTAGAGAGGGAAAACGCGAGTTCACTTGATAAAATCACGCACATGGAATTCCAAATCATCATTAGTAGAGAATTAAATCGAAGACTTTTCTAGTGCAAAGAAGTGTGTCCCAAAGTTATCTGCAAACTTGTAAAGTGTTATAGTAAACGGAAATGAAATACCGCTCCCGTGGAACCATGTGATCCTAATTGCGTGTATGGCCGATTCAGATCAGTTTTGGTTTGGAGGGATTTGTATTTCCGGTATTCTTTTTGCCACTCAGACTGAGTAACATGAGTTATGGCTTTAAACAGTCTAAATATggcattttacgtttctttcCGATATTCTTAGTACTACTTTCTATATCCAAACCGCGCTGAAAAATACCAAAACAAATCCTTTGCATGATGTTGTGCTGGAAAACAAACTGACGCACCATAGTTTAAGACTATATAGTCAAAGAGGAATGTGAGTCATTCCGTGTGTACTCTTGCAAACAAGGCGAAAATGTCGAAAATCCCACACTGAACAACGAATTTAGAGAGTTCGTCTCCTTGTCACTCTAACGTCTCCGATTTTGCGCGCGAGTGCCCAAAGGTGGCATGATCGATCACGTGAACAAAGTGTTTGATTGCGCACGTGACTTACGTAATGAGTGATTCTCCATACCCTGCGTAGCAGGGAAATAACTGGGCGCACATGCGAGGGAAGAGGGAGCTACCCTCTCGCCTCACGTGTCTCCCTAgtgcgcgcccgttctttcctGCGTCCATTTATTTCCTAGCTCCTGCTACTCAAACTAGATTCTCCACTGATAGGACTGAATAGCGGGACTGACGGGACTGAATAGCGTGATTTATAGTTTGTCTAAGCTTCATATAATTATTCCGAGAAAACCACAGAGGAAGCTGCAGGATTATTATATAATCCTCCCGGTTAAAATCTCGCAAGTTTATGACCACtgttttcaaatttggaggGAAATTGCAAGATTAGTACCTCATCCTTCATTTCCTGCCTAGTACTCCAACCGCATAAGAAGTCACGAAACTAGCCCCTCAGGAACGGCGTTAAGCTTTATGAAGTTCGCTAacaactttttttcctttttgcatgCACTGAGACGTACACCAGTGTTGTAAAGCCAGTGGGCATTAAAGGAGCTAAAAATGTCGCCACTGAAATTCAGCCATTAGGAACTGGTGACCTAACTTAGTGTAATAATGATCGGTTGAttaattgtttgtttacctATGATAGCACTAAGGTACCGATAGAAAATGTCGAAAAATGaactcaggaaaaaaaattcatgttcaACCGTTCCCGACTGTGTGCCTGGGATATTTGACTGTTAAGTTCgcaggtttttctttttcctttttcttttatttgtccagtttcttttctttctttttttccctcttttttttcctttctttattAATTAAACAAGTTTATCTCTGCTTAGTTTGTAACTTAAACTTGTACAGCTAATGCCAAaccagtaaaaaaacaaacagtaaGGCCAACTATCATAGAATAGTCTCTGAGTTAACTTGCCTCACGTGAATGTATAAGGAATTTTGCCAAACTGTATAGGCTGCCAAGTTTACAGCACGTGGCTAGATAGTGAGTTGTTGAAGCGCAAAGTTCCAATTATGGCGTGATAACATTTGACACCCTTGTTTTTCGGACATAAATACTAGCTTTACAATCATGCCCTGAAAAAGATTCGAGAATGCAGTTTCGTGTGCTAAATGCCACTAAACTGACAAGAGCAATCGAAAGATATTTCGCCGTGGGTATGACAAATCTTCAAATCTGCCAATTTCCTTCCGATGAAAGTCAACTTATTTCTCGGATGAACATTATGAGTTAATCAAGGGGTTCAATTATGAGAGGTAAGCCGATTTTGCATGGAGCTCAGCTTATACTGGGAGACAATTTCTCGTTAGGAGCCAGAATACCCAGCGATAGCTTTTCTTTGAAACATTGAATCTTTCACTTTGCTGAGCAAGCCTTTTAAGTAAATATCGCAGACTTTTTTTTCGTGTTGAAAATACCGGTGCGAACAATGAATGATACtataaaaaaaggtttaaaaaaatgacaacaaaaaaaagcaacaataaCACTAGACAAAACCCCTACAAAGCACCCAAGCTAATCAGCAATAGTGTTCACAGCACCCAAAACGAATCCCAAAATCATCAATAGCAAAATAGGCTTTTTATTGTCGGGTAGGAAATATATAGCATTGCTTAAGTATCGAAATATATATGGAATCCAATATATTGTGATTTATTGCCCTTCTGGCTGGGGTTAGCAATAAGCACGATAACAATTTGTAACGGATATGGCATAATTGTATACTATTCTTATTTATCGAGATCGATCTAAATTTCATCATGCTTTTACATATGTTGAAACATATGAAAGAAACATGATATTCTCTCTAGAATATGTTCGATAACGTGATAATTCTCTGGTTTCCAAGGCATATTTGTTACATGTTCGCTTAAATGTTAAGCAGTTTACTAGAACTCCAGTTCAAGATTTTTTGATTTTCCCTAGGATATAAAATATAGTTTCTTCAAATATAGTTGTTTCAGGGGCGTAGTAAGCCTTAGACCTGTAATCCCGGCCTAAAAATTTTTGgtcatgcgtgcaatttttagatatgaggaaatgaaagtcagccaggcctacaactagtcgaaaagctggctacacTGCCGGTTATTTTATAATACCGGAAGAAAAGGACGTATTTTGTCGATTAACAAAAGGTATGCAACCAATCAGTTTGGTAAGCGTTCTTTTCCAATTACTGTAATTATAATTTTTGTCATTATCATTGACTTATATTGAATGACAATAAGGTCATGTGGTACGATCTCAGAAAGATCAGTATTTAACTAACATCTACTGAGTATTTACCATCAAACAGGTCCGTTTCTTgcactgagttttttttttctacttgtCCTAGAAGGGAAATTTGTGTATCATCACTCCGGCTCTGGAAAGGCTGAAAATAAACTGAGTTTGTTTATGTTACTAAAACTGAAGTTAGTTTATATAAGAGCTTCAATGTCCACACGCACGCTAGACGGTGTAGGAAACAGAGCAGATCCTGGCGGTGCACTGACTTTTCTTTGCCGCAGCTTTGGTCTGGGGGAAGACTTTAACTTTCCGACCACGTCGTTTCCATTTTCATCTTTTACAGCGGTCAATTTTGAGTTACTGCTTGACATAAATTTTGTCCTTGAGTTCAGTTTCCCTTGATAGAATGGATTAATTCCAGAGCTATTCGCCCCGAATTTGGTAAAGGACAGTCTCTTCTGTTTTTTACTAGTTTTAGTGTCCTCGTCATCATCGGGTATGTAAAACATCGGCATAGACGGAAATTTGTAAAGTCGCTGGGTAGTGTCGATAGGTTCCTCAGGTGGATGACTCGCTGATCGCCCTAACGATTCCTTTCTCTTTTGCAAGGGTTCAGTAGCTAAATCTTTTTCAAACTGTTCGGCCTCTTCCGCAGTACGAGCGAAAATGTTATCCTCGCTTGCGGTCAAATCTTTATCTGAGACATTTCCGTCTTCTGAACCTCTCAAAGACGCAGACTCCTGTTTCAACAAGTCGCTTTGTTCATCAGTTTGTGGATTGTTATCTGGTGACGAAAACACAACAATAGGTTTCTGGTCCGTTGCGTCAGCGATTTGTGCAGTGTTTGTGCTCTCCAATTTCTTTTGCGCGATAGTcctttcagctccactttgatTATCTGGTTGGACCTCTTCTTCTCGCAGAATCTGTTTCTTCTTATTAGCATGCTTGACGCACTCAACGGCAAAGGCGGAGAGATCAGCGTCCTTGAACTTTAAATACTGCCTCATACTCTCTCGAAGAGCCGGATTAGACTCTGTCTTTAACAAACTCCCAACCGAACCTGTAGATTGCCTTTTTACTCGACTGGGGCGTTCAGACTTTCTCTCTGTTTCATTCTTAGCGTTAAGTTTATTTTCATAAGGGACCCTGGAGTTTTCAGTCTCATTTTGCCCACTTGCGGGTGTTTTGTTGCGAGAAACATTTCTGCCCTCCTTGGTTTCGATGGAACGCTCGCCGAGAGCATTTGGGCCCAACTTTTTCTTGGTTTCCTGTGCATTTTTTTGAGTGTCTTCAATGAGGGTCTCACTAAAGAAGACGTCTTGCAAATTAGCCGACCTTCGGTCGCGTGGGCTGCTATTTGCAACCTGCTCAAGAGCAGAGTTACGTGACTTGATAAATATAACGTCGCCCAGGTCTTCGACATCATCATCTTGTGGGCGACTGTCAAAAAAGGATTTCTGGCCGTCTGTCATTGTGATGACAGCTGTGTCTGCGTCTGTGAAGTTGTTGCGACCCTCATTTGATTTTGAGATATCTCGTGTATTATTTGCAAATAAATCATTCTTCTCCTCTCCATTCAATTCTCCATTCTCTTGGCAATCATTGTCATTTCGCTGAGAATTATTTCTTGATCTTTCCCTGCTTGAGGGACCAGGCGAATTTGTGTTGGAGCCTTTTGAAGGCCAGTTTCCTCCTCTGACCCCGACGTTTTCCACCAGCTCCTTCAAAGCGAGCTCCAGTTCTTTTATCTTCTGCACTTGACTCTCCTTTCCCGATCTGGGTGTTACTCCTGAAGAAGGACTGTCAGGAGTGTAAACACTGTCATCTGTAGAACTAGCTGATTCCTCGCTTGTACTACGGTCGCGTTGCGACGCCAAATGGGATGATGCTCGCTCAACCCACTTATGCAGCCTGGACTGAATTTGTCCCGATAGCTGTTGGTAGTTTTGGGGAATGCTTTCAAGGCTGTAGGCGGAAACAATTTTGCCATTGTCAGGGCTTCTACTGTTGCCGCTTAAATCAACAGAAGTTTGGGATCTGTCGCGCCTGAATTTGGGTCTTTTTGTCGAAAGAAACCCGGATGCCTTTTTGGTGCACGAGTAACCGTTTGTGCCGTTCATGACGCAACCGTTCTCAGTTCGGCCGATTGGATCTTCCTCGCCACCGTTCTTATGGTCTCCAGGACTCACTTCTTTACTACAACAGTCCATTACACTCATTCGTTCAAGTTTGACCAAGCTGGGTGCGCTTGATGACTCATGCAGTCCCACACTGTGCGCATTCCCCATTGGAATCCTTTTATTTGAGTATGAATCATTTATATGGTTTTCACGCTCTATGTCTTCTTTTACGTACCAGGTGGAAATTAGAGATTCTGAGCCTTTTCGCATTTTCTTTACCACTTTTTCCATCGGTATGGGAGTGCTGCGCGACCTTGAATGTTGTGGTGAAATGTCACTCGTCATTTCGACTTTCGTAGGCTCACAATTCATAATTTCCGCAGAGTTTTCTTTGCCAAGTCGCTTGTCGCGAACATTTGAGCTTGCCTTACCAATCCATTTTTGAAGCTTTGCTTTAACGCCTGATGAAATATTTAGGTTATTGTCGTTCCTGTACGACGATGAC encodes:
- the LOC140936275 gene encoding uncharacterized protein, whose translation is MPVQKMSSSYRNDNNLNISSGVKAKLQKWIGKASSNVRDKRLGKENSAEIMNCEPTKVEMTSDISPQHSRSRSTPIPMEKVVKKMRKGSESLISTWYVKEDIERENHINDSYSNKRIPMGNAHSVGLHESSSAPSLVKLERMSVMDCCSKEVSPGDHKNGGEEDPIGRTENGCVMNGTNGYSCTKKASGFLSTKRPKFRRDRSQTSVDLSGNSRSPDNGKIVSAYSLESIPQNYQQLSGQIQSRLHKWVERASSHLASQRDRSTSEESASSTDDSVYTPDSPSSGVTPRSGKESQVQKIKELELALKELVENVGVRGGNWPSKGSNTNSPGPSSRERSRNNSQRNDNDCQENGELNGEEKNDLFANNTRDISKSNEGRNNFTDADTAVITMTDGQKSFFDSRPQDDDVEDLGDVIFIKSRNSALEQVANSSPRDRRSANLQDVFFSETLIEDTQKNAQETKKKLGPNALGERSIETKEGRNVSRNKTPASGQNETENSRVPYENKLNAKNETERKSERPSRVKRQSTGSVGSLLKTESNPALRESMRQYLKFKDADLSAFAVECVKHANKKKQILREEEVQPDNQSGAERTIAQKKLESTNTAQIADATDQKPIVVFSSPDNNPQTDEQSDLLKQESASLRGSEDGNVSDKDLTASEDNIFARTAEEAEQFEKDLATEPLQKRKESLGRSASHPPEEPIDTTQRLYKFPSMPMFYIPDDDEDTKTSKKQKRLSFTKFGANSSGINPFYQGKLNSRTKFMSSSNSKLTAVKDENGNDVVGKLKSSPRPKLRQRKVSAPPGSALFPTPSSVRVDIEALI